One genomic segment of Thermogemmatispora onikobensis includes these proteins:
- a CDS encoding DUF2961 domain-containing protein: MAFAMRGQWPDAYWDQRASRGRLLVHLVLLMVLLPLLVALLGRSALGGFDSLASGCTAFSLSPGRTPPLYLGLAAYRFVDKLAYLEIGDRALGLSTADLFGNNADSSHYLRALPGGGRVLFDALGPGLLTFARMQEEIGAPWLLYRDGELHKFSASDLGQQQPTSPLASLFPYPFSLNVDEDEGSSIIALPLPFAQRLTLSTTRPNGNFYAIYRRFPWGSTPPQCSASMTARLASLLVSTHATALPETAPWQWKRGQLTLPPGKRVTFLTLRGPAQVRELTFRVPLSEAVAFGRSWLSITWDGERQPSVVAPVKFLAGDGAGLYRPVGRPLVASWLATIQSESSGNQRLMAFHLYWPMPFSRSARLMLQSSQRLTTVDWSVAFEPFPDPPSWWGTFHATYTSVPHPPQGQALTLLDVHGSGKLVGTVINFWRPDGTLEGNPEITLDDSLTPQIEVTGTEEWGLGGDYWHGGHQTSLPLGGFPSGPANPLGSERDGAALYRFLVADSIPFNRHLVFRLGHGSHNQSPYPYRALLLWYGTVRQTATLSDTLLPAQAGSRFQHGYQAVDEHFYDLHAAAIYQQGNITRSGTVSAASGALSFSLRLAANNVGAFLRRLFDYCTPNQSAAVYVDGAFAGIWYSAGVANHGPPGSPRHCWREEDYPLPAQLTAGKSAIHLRLVPVSLSQTSLSAWTAFRYQAYSFLP; encoded by the coding sequence ATGGCTTTTGCGATGAGAGGGCAGTGGCCTGATGCGTATTGGGATCAGAGAGCCAGTCGTGGTCGTCTGCTGGTGCATCTGGTGCTGCTCATGGTGCTGCTACCGCTGCTGGTGGCGCTCCTTGGCAGATCGGCCTTGGGCGGCTTCGACTCGCTCGCCAGCGGCTGCACCGCGTTCTCCCTCTCTCCAGGGCGCACGCCGCCGCTCTATCTGGGCCTGGCGGCCTATCGCTTTGTGGATAAGCTGGCCTATCTGGAGATCGGCGATCGCGCCCTGGGTTTGTCCACCGCCGATCTTTTCGGAAACAATGCCGATTCTTCTCATTACCTGCGTGCCCTCCCTGGCGGTGGGCGTGTGCTTTTCGATGCGCTCGGCCCCGGCCTCTTGACCTTCGCCCGTATGCAGGAGGAGATCGGTGCACCCTGGCTGCTCTACCGCGATGGCGAGCTGCACAAGTTCTCAGCCAGCGATTTGGGCCAGCAACAACCTACCTCACCGCTGGCCAGCCTCTTTCCATATCCTTTCTCCCTAAATGTAGATGAGGACGAGGGCAGCAGTATTATTGCTCTGCCGCTTCCTTTTGCTCAACGCCTGACCCTGAGCACCACGCGCCCCAATGGCAATTTCTATGCGATCTATCGACGCTTTCCCTGGGGGAGCACGCCCCCGCAGTGTTCCGCCAGTATGACAGCGCGGCTGGCCAGCCTGCTGGTTAGTACTCACGCTACGGCGCTGCCTGAGACGGCCCCCTGGCAATGGAAGCGTGGGCAGCTGACCCTGCCGCCAGGGAAGCGTGTGACTTTTCTGACTCTACGGGGGCCTGCCCAGGTGCGGGAATTGACCTTTCGTGTGCCGCTGAGCGAGGCGGTCGCTTTTGGAAGGAGCTGGCTGTCGATCACCTGGGACGGTGAGCGGCAGCCCTCGGTGGTCGCTCCGGTGAAGTTCCTCGCTGGCGATGGCGCTGGCCTCTACCGACCCGTGGGCCGTCCTTTGGTCGCCAGCTGGTTGGCAACAATCCAGAGTGAGAGTAGTGGCAATCAGCGACTGATGGCCTTCCATCTTTATTGGCCGATGCCTTTTTCGCGCAGCGCTCGCCTTATGCTGCAGTCGTCCCAACGGCTGACCACCGTAGACTGGAGCGTGGCTTTTGAGCCTTTTCCCGATCCTCCCAGCTGGTGGGGGACCTTTCATGCTACCTATACCAGTGTGCCCCATCCGCCACAGGGCCAGGCCCTGACTTTGCTGGACGTCCACGGAAGTGGCAAGCTTGTGGGAACGGTGATTAATTTCTGGCGACCCGACGGGACGCTGGAAGGCAATCCAGAGATCACGCTCGACGATAGCCTGACTCCTCAAATCGAGGTCACAGGCACCGAAGAGTGGGGCCTCGGCGGCGATTACTGGCACGGCGGGCACCAGACCAGCCTGCCCCTGGGCGGCTTTCCCAGCGGTCCAGCTAATCCCCTGGGGAGCGAGCGCGATGGTGCCGCCCTCTACCGTTTCCTGGTTGCCGACAGCATCCCTTTCAACCGCCATCTGGTCTTCCGGCTGGGACATGGTAGCCACAATCAGAGTCCTTACCCCTATCGCGCTCTCTTGCTCTGGTATGGGACAGTACGTCAGACGGCGACTCTTAGCGATACACTGCTCCCCGCACAGGCAGGCAGCCGCTTCCAACACGGCTACCAGGCCGTAGATGAACACTTCTATGATCTGCACGCCGCCGCTATTTACCAACAGGGGAATATCACGCGCAGCGGCACTGTCAGTGCGGCGAGCGGGGCGCTCTCGTTCAGTCTCCGCCTGGCGGCCAATAACGTCGGGGCTTTTCTGCGCCGTCTTTTTGACTACTGCACCCCCAATCAGAGCGCCGCAGTCTACGTGGATGGGGCCTTCGCCGGGATCTGGTACAGCGCCGGTGTGGCCAACCACGGCCCGCCCGGCTCGCCTCGCCACTGCTGGCGCGAGGAAGACTATCCGCTGCCAGCTCAGTTGACGGCGGGCAAAAGCGCCATCCATCTGCGTCTTGTCCCCGTCTCTTTGAGCCAGACATCCTTATCAGCCTGGACGGCCTTCCGCTACCAAGCGTATAGCTTCCTGCCCTAG